One region of Oryza glaberrima chromosome 7, OglaRS2, whole genome shotgun sequence genomic DNA includes:
- the LOC127780099 gene encoding uncharacterized protein LOC127780099 gives MASPCEHHVPYTLLGALLSGGGPHAAACGGAAFLRDYAERGTNALLWAALLAVTWLLVLRLAALLRLWALGARLPGPPAFPADPGLAAGDITGYLSKLHGSYGPVVRLWLGPSQLLVSVKDSRVIKELLTKAEDKLPLTGKTYNLACGKLGLFISSFEKVKSRRESLKSFLDEKLSVGASGSSFKIIQIVLDRIDSIMARDFLDCRYFSQHMAFNIVGSALFGDAFFDWSDASAYEELMMTVAKDACFWASYAVPPFWKPDYRRYRTLCAQLKILTQGIVAKSRNQNGVLSLIDLSSSQRSERMIKDPCRGVSLLDGVISSRCLNEAAEGPLSSEEICGNIMGLMLHGISTCANLIGNILTRLALYPNLQCQLHSEIVSGHSESSELKIDDVLRMKFLLATVCESARLLPAGPLLQRCSLQQDVNLNSSITIPAGAILVIPLHLVQMEASTWGNDACQFNPNRFLKKDINFEEILAAAHKGSNGINLFTDECDKTESFLPFGSGSRACVGQKFAVLGIAMLIASLLRSYEVQPHPALSKEMESLVDSNSLHHIPNPKIILKKRSI, from the exons ATGGCCTCCCCCTGCGAGCACCACGTCCCGTACACCCTCCTGGGCGCGCTCCTCAGCGGCGGCgggccccacgccgccgcgtgcggcggcgccgccttcctccgcgacTACGCGGAGCGGGGCACCAACGCGCTGCTGTGGGCggccctcctcgccgtcacgtGGCTGCtcgtcctccgcctcgccgcgctgctccgccTCTGGGCCCTCGGCGCCCGCCTCCCCGGCCCGCCCGCCTTCCCCGCCGACCctggcctcgccgccggtgacatCACCG GCTACCTATCGAAGTTACATGGCAGTTATGGCCCAGTTGTTCGACTGTGGCTCGGACCCTCTCAACTGCTTGTCTCAGTTAAAGATTCTAGGGTGATTAAAGAGTTGCTAACAAAGGCTGAAGATAAGTTACCGTTGACTGGGAAGACATATAATTTGGCTTGTGGAAAACTTGGTCTGTTCATTTCCTCGTTCGAGAAG GTCAAAAGTAGGAGGGAATCACTGAAGTCATTCTTGGATGAAAAACTTAGTGTTGGTGCTAGTGGAAGTTCCTTCAAGATCATTCAAATTGTCCTTGATAGAATTGACTCCATTATGGCCAGGGATTTTCTGGACTGCAGATATTTTTCCCAACACATGGCATTTAACATTGTTGGCTCGGCTCTTTTTGGTGATGCCTTCTTTGATTGGTCTGATGCTTCTGCCTATGAGGAGCTGATGATGACGGTTGCAAAGGATGCTTGTTTCTGGGCTTCTTATGCAGTTCCCCCATTTTGGAAACCTGATTATAGGAGGTACAGAACACTATGTGCTCAATTGAAGATATTAACACAAGGCATCGTCGCAAAATCGAGAAACCAAAATGGCGTACTTAGCCTTATTGATCTGAGTTCCAGTCAGAGAAGTGAAAGGATGATAAAAGATCCATGTAGAGGCGTTTCTCTGCTCGATGGTGTGATTTCAAGTCGTTGTCTCAACGAGGCAGCTGAAGGGCCTCTCAGCTCAGAAGAAATATGTGGTAACATTATGGGTTTAATGTTGCATGGAATTTCCACGTGTGCTAACCTAATTGGCAACATCCTAACAAGGCTTGCCTTGTACCCAAACTTGCAATGCCAG CTGCATTCGGAGATAGTTTCAGGTCACAGTGAATCATCGGAGCTTAAGATAGATGATGTGCTTAGGATGAAATTCCTACTTGCTACTGTATGTGAATCTGCTCGACTTTTGCCTGCTGGACCTCTTCTCCAGAGATGTTCTTTGCAACAAG ATGTTAATCTCAATTCCAGCATTACAATACCAGCTGGAGCAATATTGGTTATTCCTTTGCATCTCGTGCAAATGGAAGCTTCTACATGGGGTAATGATGCTTGCCAGTTCAACCCTAATCGTTTCCTCAAAAAGGACATTAATTTTGAAG AGATATTAGCGGCAGCACATAAAGGCTCAAATGGGATCAACCTCTTCACTGACGAGTGTGATAAGACTGAATCATTCCTTCCATTTGGCTCTGGGAGTCGAGCATGTGTTGGGCAGAAGTTTGCGGTTCTTGGGATCGCAATGTTGATTGCTTCTCTGCTTCGCAGTTACGAG GTACAACCTCATCCAGCTTTATCCAAAGAAATGGAATCATTAGTTGACAGCAACAGCCTTCACCATATTCCGAACCCAAAGATCATCCTCAAGAAAAGAAGCATCTGA